Proteins from a single region of Salinibacter grassmerensis:
- a CDS encoding TrpB-like pyridoxal phosphate-dependent enzyme, producing MPDDKQTKYLLSEAELPTHWYNLNADLEALDVDMAPVLNPETHEPAGPADFADIFPEPLVHQEMGTERHVPIPEPVRDVYRLWRPTPMYRARRWEEKLGTPAKIFYKYEGVSPTGSHKPNTSVPQAYFNAEAGTTRLTTETGAGQWGSALSFATQMYDLDCEVYMVRISYEQKPYRRVMMETWGATVTPSPSDKTQAGRDVLADDPDTSGSLGIAISEAVERAVQDETAKYSLGSVLNHVLLHQTVIGQEVEKQLAQAGAGQPDVLVGCTGGGSNFAGFFYPFLERHVDGDAPLPRIVAVEPTATPTLTKGHFGYDFGDTAQMTPMMKMHTLGHDFVPPPIHSGGLRYHGMSPQISALLDAGVIEATSTPQIPMFESCEEFVRCEGILPAPEAGHAVWGARNEALKAKEAGEERTIVFNLCGHGHFDLSAYEDFRNGELADFELPDEEIDQSLAAVPNVE from the coding sequence ATGCCCGACGATAAGCAGACCAAGTACCTTCTCTCCGAAGCGGAGCTCCCCACCCACTGGTACAACCTGAACGCCGACCTGGAGGCGCTTGATGTCGACATGGCCCCGGTGCTCAACCCCGAGACGCACGAGCCCGCCGGGCCGGCCGACTTTGCGGACATCTTTCCCGAGCCGCTCGTGCACCAGGAGATGGGCACCGAGCGGCACGTTCCCATCCCTGAGCCGGTGCGCGACGTGTACCGCCTCTGGCGCCCGACGCCGATGTACCGGGCTCGTCGTTGGGAGGAGAAGCTGGGCACGCCGGCCAAGATCTTCTACAAGTACGAGGGCGTGAGCCCCACCGGCAGCCACAAGCCCAATACGTCTGTCCCCCAGGCCTACTTCAACGCCGAAGCGGGCACCACACGCCTCACCACCGAAACCGGCGCCGGGCAGTGGGGCAGCGCCCTCAGCTTCGCCACACAGATGTACGACCTCGACTGCGAGGTGTACATGGTGCGCATCAGCTATGAGCAGAAGCCCTACCGCCGCGTCATGATGGAGACGTGGGGCGCGACCGTCACGCCCAGCCCGAGCGACAAGACACAGGCCGGACGCGATGTGCTGGCCGACGACCCGGACACAAGCGGCAGCCTCGGCATCGCCATCAGCGAGGCCGTCGAGCGGGCCGTACAGGACGAGACGGCCAAGTACTCGCTCGGGAGCGTGCTGAACCACGTACTGCTGCACCAAACCGTGATCGGGCAGGAGGTCGAGAAGCAACTCGCGCAGGCCGGCGCGGGGCAGCCGGACGTGCTCGTGGGCTGCACCGGCGGCGGAAGCAACTTTGCCGGGTTCTTCTACCCGTTCCTCGAACGACACGTGGACGGCGACGCGCCGCTGCCGCGCATCGTGGCCGTGGAGCCGACCGCCACGCCCACGCTCACGAAGGGCCACTTCGGGTACGACTTCGGCGACACGGCCCAGATGACGCCGATGATGAAGATGCACACGCTGGGTCACGACTTCGTGCCGCCCCCCATCCACTCCGGCGGCCTGCGCTACCACGGCATGAGCCCGCAGATTAGCGCGCTCCTGGACGCCGGCGTCATCGAGGCCACGAGCACGCCGCAGATTCCCATGTTCGAGAGCTGTGAGGAGTTTGTGCGGTGCGAGGGCATCCTGCCCGCGCCGGAGGCCGGGCATGCCGTCTGGGGCGCCCGCAACGAGGCCCTCAAGGCCAAGGAGGCCGGTGAGGAGAGAACAATCGTCTTTAACCTTTGCGGCCACGGCCACTTCGACCTCAGCGCGTACGAGGACTTCCGGAACGGTGAGCTGGCCGACTTCGAGCTCCCGGATGAGGAGATCGATCAGAGCCTGGCGGCGGTGCCGAACGTGGAGTAG
- the typA gene encoding translational GTPase TypA, translating to MKQNDLRDIAIVAHVDHGKTTLVDSMLWQSGTFRDNEEVQDRVMDTMDLEREKGITIMANNTAVRYEGTKINIVDTPGHADFGGEVERTLRMVDGIMLLVDAAEGPLPQTRFVVQKALELDLPPIVVLNKIDRKDARPEESLDEIYDLFIDLGADMEQLEFPVLYTVATEGRCTTDLENEEWTTLRPLFETMIDEIPPPTGDPDGTLQVLVTSVQRDDYLGPVAIGRVEQGVLQDRQNVTLCHRDGSTERAEVKALFKYEGLQREETDSAGPGQIVAIAGVEGIGLGESISHAEHPEPMTPLDVDPPTMSMEFRINDGPFSGQEGEFVTSRQLQDRLFDEARNNLAIRVEETDSANVMRVYGRGELQMAILIEQMRREGYEFCVGMPQVITKEVDGEVTEPYETAEIDIPEEYMGVVMERLGERKGQMEHMVHQDSGRVRLTFRVPSRGLIGYRSKFLTDTKGTGLLTHRFEEFGAWAGEIPHRTSGALVADREGETTPYGLMELQDRGDFFVAPGDAVYKGMIVGENNKPQDLDLNVTKEKQLTNMRAAAGNELEHVPPPREMSLEDAIEFIREDELVEVTPEAYRLRKRHRKPKARRRAQEERAAG from the coding sequence ATGAAGCAGAATGACCTTCGCGACATCGCCATTGTTGCCCACGTTGACCACGGCAAGACCACGCTCGTGGACTCGATGCTGTGGCAGAGCGGCACCTTTCGAGACAACGAGGAGGTGCAGGACCGCGTGATGGACACGATGGACCTGGAGCGGGAAAAGGGCATCACCATCATGGCCAACAACACGGCCGTCCGCTACGAGGGCACGAAGATCAACATCGTCGATACGCCGGGCCACGCCGACTTTGGGGGCGAGGTGGAGCGCACGCTCCGCATGGTCGACGGCATCATGCTTCTGGTGGACGCGGCGGAGGGGCCGCTCCCGCAGACCCGCTTCGTGGTGCAGAAGGCGCTGGAGTTAGACCTCCCGCCCATCGTTGTCCTCAACAAGATTGACCGCAAGGACGCCCGGCCCGAGGAATCGCTCGATGAGATCTACGACCTCTTTATTGACCTCGGGGCGGACATGGAGCAGCTGGAGTTTCCGGTGCTTTACACCGTCGCCACGGAGGGGCGCTGTACAACAGATCTCGAGAACGAGGAGTGGACGACCCTCCGCCCCCTCTTCGAGACCATGATCGACGAGATCCCGCCGCCCACCGGCGACCCCGACGGCACGCTCCAGGTGCTCGTCACCAGCGTGCAGCGCGATGACTACCTAGGCCCGGTGGCCATCGGGCGCGTGGAGCAGGGCGTCCTACAGGACCGGCAGAACGTGACCCTCTGCCATCGCGATGGCAGCACAGAGCGGGCAGAGGTGAAGGCGCTCTTCAAATATGAAGGGCTTCAGCGCGAGGAGACCGACTCGGCAGGGCCCGGCCAGATTGTTGCCATTGCCGGGGTTGAGGGCATCGGGCTGGGCGAAAGCATTTCGCACGCGGAGCACCCCGAGCCGATGACGCCCCTCGACGTGGATCCGCCAACCATGTCGATGGAGTTTCGGATCAACGACGGGCCCTTCAGCGGCCAGGAGGGCGAGTTCGTGACCTCGCGCCAGCTCCAAGACCGCCTCTTCGACGAGGCCCGCAACAACCTGGCCATCCGGGTGGAGGAGACTGACTCGGCCAACGTCATGCGCGTGTACGGGCGCGGTGAGCTACAGATGGCCATCCTCATCGAGCAGATGCGGCGCGAGGGCTACGAGTTTTGCGTGGGGATGCCGCAGGTGATTACGAAGGAGGTAGACGGCGAGGTGACCGAGCCCTACGAGACCGCCGAGATCGACATTCCGGAGGAGTATATGGGCGTGGTGATGGAGCGCCTTGGGGAGCGCAAGGGGCAGATGGAGCACATGGTGCACCAGGACAGCGGGCGCGTGCGGCTCACGTTCCGGGTGCCGAGCCGTGGCCTCATTGGCTACCGGTCCAAGTTCCTCACGGACACGAAGGGGACGGGACTCCTCACGCACCGCTTCGAGGAGTTTGGGGCGTGGGCGGGCGAGATTCCGCACCGCACCTCCGGTGCCCTCGTGGCCGACCGGGAGGGCGAAACCACGCCCTACGGCCTTATGGAGCTTCAAGACCGGGGCGACTTCTTCGTAGCGCCCGGCGACGCCGTCTACAAGGGCATGATCGTGGGGGAGAACAACAAGCCCCAGGACCTCGACCTCAACGTGACGAAGGAGAAGCAGCTTACCAACATGCGCGCCGCGGCAGGGAATGAGTTGGAGCACGTCCCGCCCCCCCGCGAAATGTCGCTGGAAGACGCGATCGAGTTCATCCGCGAGGACGAGCTCGTGGAGGTCACGCCCGAAGCCTACCGGCTGCGCAAGCGCCACCGCAAGCCGAAGGCCCGCCGCCGCGCACAGGAGGAGCGCGCCGCGGGATAG
- a CDS encoding AP2 domain-containing protein, translating into MTDKPKNVFRIDIEPTEENPDRHPTHGWQVRIKRQKEQYTKYFSDKRHGGREEALEKAVEYRDELLDELPEPMDPVQRSAEARSTTGVIGLNFCWKDDGSGTPKPYVQLSWLEDDDTRRSAAYSVRKWNLRRAVWKACARLHEARAEHDGEAEEVNDMFQTAFPNIREQYEDGPDGEGLPEEDEEVMEATA; encoded by the coding sequence ATGACCGATAAGCCGAAGAACGTTTTTCGCATCGACATCGAGCCCACCGAAGAGAACCCCGACCGGCATCCCACCCACGGCTGGCAGGTGCGCATTAAGCGTCAGAAAGAGCAATACACAAAGTACTTCTCCGACAAGCGACACGGCGGCCGCGAGGAGGCCCTCGAGAAGGCCGTCGAGTACCGGGACGAACTGCTCGATGAACTGCCCGAGCCGATGGACCCGGTCCAGCGCTCGGCGGAGGCCCGCTCGACGACCGGCGTGATTGGCCTCAACTTCTGCTGGAAAGACGATGGCAGCGGCACGCCCAAGCCGTACGTGCAGCTCAGCTGGCTCGAAGACGACGATACGCGCCGCAGTGCGGCCTACTCCGTCCGCAAGTGGAACCTGCGTCGCGCGGTATGGAAGGCTTGTGCTCGTCTGCACGAGGCCCGTGCGGAGCACGACGGCGAGGCCGAAGAGGTGAACGACATGTTTCAGACGGCCTTCCCGAACATCCGAGAGCAGTACGAGGACGGCCCGGACGGCGAGGGGTTGCCGGAGGAGGACGAGGAAGTCATGGAGGCCACCGCGTAG
- a CDS encoding J domain-containing protein: MPQTEDLYDVLGVDEDASQEEIKKTYRTLARKHHPDRNPDDPNAEEKFKEIQKAYSVLSDEEKREQYDAQRRFRGGGGGGRGAWGRSAGGGPEVRFEQGGFDEAFGGRGGGGLGDIFENFFGGGARTQRQNPFEGGRQQQRQQRQRGRQGGQDIETTLRLSFREALEGGRKQVELPSGESIRLKIPKGVRDGFKIRLKGRGRPGPTGQRGDLYVTFEVGDHPHFDRRGDDVHRTETIDMFEAVFGTEIRVPTPYGQSLKLSVPAGTQPGEKLRLKGQGVKTDDGAGDLYVEIDVDIPENLSRKQRAALREAAEDADLM; this comes from the coding sequence ATGCCGCAGACCGAAGATCTCTACGACGTGCTCGGCGTCGATGAAGACGCAAGCCAGGAGGAGATCAAGAAAACGTACCGCACACTCGCGCGCAAGCACCATCCGGACCGCAATCCGGATGACCCGAATGCCGAAGAGAAGTTCAAGGAAATCCAGAAGGCGTACTCCGTCCTCTCGGACGAGGAGAAGCGCGAGCAATACGACGCCCAGCGCCGCTTCCGCGGCGGGGGCGGAGGGGGCCGCGGGGCATGGGGCCGATCTGCCGGCGGCGGGCCCGAGGTTCGGTTCGAACAGGGGGGCTTCGACGAGGCCTTTGGCGGCCGCGGGGGCGGAGGCCTCGGCGACATTTTCGAGAATTTCTTTGGCGGGGGCGCCCGCACCCAGCGCCAAAATCCCTTCGAGGGCGGCCGTCAGCAGCAGCGACAGCAACGGCAGCGGGGGCGCCAGGGCGGGCAGGACATCGAGACGACCCTCCGACTTTCCTTCCGCGAAGCCCTGGAGGGCGGCCGAAAGCAGGTAGAGCTTCCCTCCGGCGAGTCCATCCGCCTCAAGATCCCGAAGGGGGTACGGGACGGTTTCAAGATTCGCCTGAAGGGGCGGGGCCGGCCCGGTCCTACGGGACAGCGTGGCGACCTGTACGTGACGTTCGAGGTGGGAGACCACCCTCACTTCGACCGCAGGGGCGACGACGTTCACCGGACCGAGACCATCGATATGTTCGAGGCCGTCTTCGGGACGGAGATTCGCGTTCCCACCCCCTACGGACAAAGCCTCAAGCTCTCCGTGCCCGCCGGCACGCAGCCGGGCGAGAAACTGCGCCTGAAGGGTCAGGGCGTGAAGACCGACGACGGAGCCGGCGACCTGTACGTTGAGATCGACGTGGACATTCCCGAAAACCTTTCTCGAAAGCAGCGCGCTGCCCTCCGCGAGGCGGCCGAGGACGCAGATTTGATGTGA
- the accC gene encoding acetyl-CoA carboxylase biotin carboxylase subunit: MTDPTVTSRPFNKVLVANRGEIAVRVLRTCHEQGLDTVAVYSTPDRSAPHVRRADEAYYIGPAEAAESYLDQDAILAVARRSGADAIHPGYGFLSENADFAEACADAGVHFVGPPAAAIRAMGDKTAARQLMKDAGVPMAPGTTDAVASTEEGEEIAEDIGYPVLIKAAAGGGGKGMRIVHEPENFAGAMDRAQGEAESSFGDGRVFVEKYIEGPRHIEFQILADHHGNTVHLFERECSIQRRHQKVIEEAPSSVLTPEVRREMGEAAVAAAESCGYRNAGTVEFLVDTDLNYYFMEMNTRLQVEHPVTEWVTGVDLVAEQLRVAQGEELGYTTDDLSINGHAMESRVYAEDPASNFLPDPGPLKRHSAPSGFGVRVDAGVEEGGEVLIHYDPMISKLTTWGRDRTAAIDRMIRALDEYEVASMATTIPFCRFAMEHEGFRNGEFTTHFVDEEFDPSALELEDPGRDELAALAATLYYRQAQEEEAPTIASGDGSVGSSPWRRRRRR, translated from the coding sequence ATGACGGATCCGACCGTGACATCCCGTCCCTTCAATAAAGTCCTAGTCGCCAACCGCGGCGAGATTGCCGTTCGGGTCCTGCGCACCTGTCACGAGCAGGGCCTCGACACGGTCGCCGTCTACAGCACGCCGGACCGTTCCGCGCCCCACGTGCGGCGGGCGGATGAGGCGTATTACATTGGCCCGGCGGAGGCCGCAGAGTCGTACCTCGATCAGGACGCGATCCTGGCGGTGGCGCGCCGCAGCGGGGCCGATGCCATCCATCCCGGCTACGGGTTCCTCTCCGAAAACGCGGACTTCGCGGAGGCCTGCGCCGATGCCGGCGTCCACTTTGTGGGGCCACCGGCGGCGGCGATCCGCGCGATGGGGGACAAGACGGCCGCCCGTCAGCTCATGAAGGACGCCGGCGTGCCGATGGCGCCCGGGACCACCGACGCTGTGGCGAGCACAGAAGAAGGGGAAGAGATTGCCGAAGACATTGGCTATCCGGTGCTCATCAAGGCCGCGGCGGGGGGCGGCGGCAAAGGCATGCGCATCGTTCATGAGCCGGAGAACTTTGCGGGGGCCATGGACCGGGCGCAGGGGGAGGCCGAGTCCTCGTTTGGCGATGGGCGCGTCTTCGTCGAGAAGTACATTGAGGGGCCCCGCCACATCGAGTTTCAGATCCTGGCCGACCACCACGGAAATACGGTCCATCTCTTCGAGCGGGAGTGCTCCATCCAGCGCCGCCACCAGAAGGTGATCGAGGAGGCGCCCTCATCGGTGCTCACCCCGGAGGTGCGCCGCGAGATGGGTGAGGCCGCCGTGGCCGCGGCCGAGTCGTGCGGCTACCGGAACGCCGGGACGGTGGAGTTTCTGGTGGACACGGACCTGAACTACTACTTTATGGAGATGAACACGCGCCTCCAGGTGGAGCATCCGGTGACGGAGTGGGTGACGGGCGTCGATCTAGTGGCCGAGCAACTGCGCGTGGCGCAGGGCGAGGAACTGGGCTACACCACCGACGACCTGTCGATCAACGGGCACGCCATGGAGAGCCGCGTCTACGCGGAGGACCCGGCCTCGAACTTCCTGCCCGATCCCGGCCCGCTCAAGCGCCACTCCGCGCCCTCGGGCTTCGGGGTACGGGTCGACGCCGGGGTGGAGGAGGGCGGCGAGGTGCTCATCCATTACGACCCGATGATCTCGAAGCTCACCACCTGGGGCCGTGACCGCACCGCGGCCATCGACCGCATGATCCGCGCGCTCGACGAGTACGAAGTGGCGAGCATGGCCACCACCATCCCCTTCTGCCGCTTCGCGATGGAGCACGAAGGGTTCCGGAACGGCGAGTTTACCACCCACTTCGTGGACGAAGAGTTCGATCCGTCGGCCCTCGAACTCGAAGACCCGGGGCGCGACGAGCTGGCGGCCCTGGCGGCGACGCTCTACTACCGTCAGGCGCAGGAGGAGGAAGCGCCTACGATCGCGTCGGGTGACGGGTCGGTCGGTTCGAGCCCGTGGCGACGCCGGCGGCGTCGCTGA
- a CDS encoding ATP-binding protein: MAPTSPMPFSLLRPDDDALSSREKAVVQTQRVFCLLGAVLVFLTGLLSTQIHPEATALYWGRFVIAGGLVGLVVGSFTWRFVRHTHSTWIKGVLYLLMGWYALQVVQNGLGGARDTGLLVVCAILPMVAAIGAKSAGPILRFLSIGAVVSIGSLALGPIPPAEALTLGIGIVTIMLMEGVAAIAHLSMRGRLHEKNEQWQSLLDNLQEAVVISKDREVEYANARAADLFGASTTDALQDYSVSALVAEEEEESPQSLDAIDGFTSSEPFEHRTSGLDGKERIVQSQSVPVQRHGEDAALTIVHDITDQRTAQNQLQRRAELERLIVEISTGFIDTPLENLDESIENALGKIGSFVEADRSYVFLYDGDPENAPLSEVTTTNTHEWCARGVRSEKESLQKTPCSELPWWTEQMCGGEPVIVPSVANLPKEAAAVQETLEAQDVQSLVALPMTQDQRLIGFVGFDAVTSGDEWDPETITVLRVFSDAVTNALHRKKVGTRLQETKNFYREVLDQLPIKLGIFDTDAQCRYINPEGISDPERRDWVRGKTYDQYCDHYDLAPELGRRRDEAIRTAVRERRTVRIEETVEADDGPQHYVRFYKPVRGAEGDVRSVVGCGLDITSRVQSEERLRAAKEAAETAQAEAEKANQMKSALLANMSHEVRTPLTTIIGFAEAIEAKASALNLPDSCSLAKHAHLIETGGQRLMKTLEGILNLSRLEAGQMGFSSTEIDLSEKTKEVADELRSRASEEHVGLQVHAEGAPVWSEADRGGVEIVVRNLLSNAIKYTGDDGKVWVRVRRGAGHAVLEVEDTGIGMEPEVAEKLFEPFRQASEGFARQYEGTGIGLAVTKKAVEQMDGSIEVKTEKGMGSRFIVRLPRPSASPHPSSQKLSLAE, translated from the coding sequence GTGGCGCCCACATCCCCCATGCCATTCTCTCTGCTCCGCCCGGACGACGACGCGCTCTCCTCACGGGAGAAGGCCGTGGTGCAGACGCAACGCGTCTTTTGCCTCTTGGGCGCCGTGCTGGTGTTCTTGACCGGGCTTCTTTCGACCCAAATCCATCCTGAGGCCACGGCGCTCTACTGGGGACGATTCGTGATTGCCGGCGGGCTTGTGGGACTGGTCGTCGGCTCCTTCACGTGGCGGTTCGTTCGGCACACCCATTCGACCTGGATAAAGGGGGTCCTGTATCTTCTGATGGGCTGGTACGCCCTGCAGGTCGTCCAGAACGGACTCGGGGGGGCACGGGACACCGGGCTGCTGGTCGTGTGCGCCATTCTCCCAATGGTTGCGGCCATCGGTGCAAAGTCCGCCGGTCCGATCCTCCGCTTTCTGAGCATCGGGGCAGTGGTAAGCATCGGAAGCCTCGCACTGGGCCCAATTCCGCCCGCCGAGGCCCTCACGTTGGGAATCGGCATCGTGACGATCATGCTCATGGAGGGGGTCGCGGCCATCGCACACCTTTCGATGCGTGGCCGGCTCCACGAGAAGAATGAGCAGTGGCAAAGCCTTCTCGACAACCTTCAGGAGGCGGTCGTCATCTCAAAGGACCGCGAGGTCGAGTACGCCAATGCGCGGGCCGCGGATCTATTTGGCGCATCGACGACAGACGCCCTCCAGGACTACTCGGTGTCCGCCCTCGTGGCGGAGGAAGAAGAGGAGTCCCCCCAATCGCTCGACGCAATCGACGGCTTCACCTCGTCGGAGCCCTTTGAGCATCGCACCTCGGGGCTCGACGGGAAGGAGCGCATTGTCCAGTCCCAGTCCGTACCGGTGCAGCGCCACGGAGAAGACGCGGCGCTGACCATTGTTCACGACATCACGGACCAACGGACGGCCCAGAACCAACTCCAGAGACGGGCCGAACTCGAGCGCCTGATTGTCGAAATCTCCACTGGGTTCATCGACACGCCCCTGGAGAACCTCGACGAGAGCATCGAGAACGCACTGGGGAAAATCGGATCCTTCGTCGAGGCGGACCGGAGTTATGTATTTCTATACGACGGCGACCCGGAGAACGCCCCCCTGAGTGAAGTCACAACCACCAACACCCACGAGTGGTGTGCACGGGGCGTCCGGTCGGAGAAGGAGAGCCTGCAGAAGACTCCCTGTTCGGAGCTTCCGTGGTGGACCGAACAGATGTGCGGGGGGGAACCAGTCATTGTCCCGTCGGTCGCCAACCTGCCGAAGGAGGCGGCCGCGGTGCAGGAGACCCTGGAGGCGCAGGACGTCCAGTCCCTCGTCGCCCTGCCCATGACGCAGGACCAGCGCTTAATCGGCTTCGTGGGCTTCGACGCGGTGACGTCCGGGGACGAGTGGGACCCGGAGACCATCACGGTCCTTCGGGTGTTCAGCGACGCGGTTACCAATGCCCTCCACCGCAAGAAGGTCGGGACGCGCCTCCAGGAGACGAAGAACTTCTACCGAGAGGTTCTCGACCAACTCCCGATCAAGTTGGGAATCTTCGACACGGACGCCCAGTGCAGATACATCAACCCGGAAGGCATTAGCGACCCCGAACGGCGAGACTGGGTTCGGGGAAAGACCTACGATCAGTATTGTGACCACTACGACTTGGCCCCTGAACTCGGCCGTCGCCGCGACGAGGCCATCCGGACGGCGGTCCGTGAACGGAGGACGGTCCGCATCGAAGAGACGGTGGAGGCGGACGACGGTCCACAGCATTACGTGCGCTTCTACAAACCCGTGAGAGGCGCCGAGGGGGACGTTCGAAGTGTTGTCGGCTGCGGCCTCGACATCACCAGCCGTGTCCAGTCGGAGGAGCGCCTCCGGGCCGCGAAGGAGGCGGCAGAGACTGCCCAGGCCGAAGCCGAGAAGGCCAACCAAATGAAGTCGGCGTTGCTCGCAAACATGAGCCACGAGGTCCGGACGCCCCTCACCACCATCATCGGTTTCGCCGAGGCCATCGAGGCAAAGGCCAGTGCGCTAAATCTCCCCGACTCCTGTTCTCTGGCGAAGCATGCTCATCTTATCGAGACGGGAGGACAGCGGCTGATGAAGACCCTGGAGGGCATCCTCAACCTGTCCCGATTGGAGGCCGGCCAGATGGGCTTCTCTTCAACGGAGATTGACCTGTCCGAAAAGACGAAGGAAGTCGCCGATGAGCTTCGGTCGCGTGCCTCAGAGGAACACGTCGGCCTCCAGGTGCACGCCGAGGGGGCGCCCGTCTGGTCCGAGGCAGACCGCGGAGGGGTGGAGATCGTCGTACGCAACCTCCTTTCCAATGCAATCAAGTACACCGGCGACGACGGGAAGGTCTGGGTTCGGGTTCGCCGCGGCGCGGGACACGCAGTACTGGAGGTCGAGGACACCGGCATCGGGATGGAGCCCGAGGTTGCCGAGAAGCTGTTCGAACCATTCCGCCAGGCCTCGGAAGGCTTTGCTCGACAGTACGAGGGCACCGGCATTGGATTGGCCGTCACCAAGAAAGCTGTCGAGCAGATGGACGGCTCGATCGAGGTAAAGACGGAGAAAGGGATGGGGAGCCGGTTCATCGTCCGGCTCCCACGGCCGAGCGCGTCTCCGCACCCTTCGTCGCAAAAACTGTCCTTGGCTGAGTAA